The genomic segment GTTCATCCGCCGCCGCATCGGCGGGCCCAAGGGGATTAATGACACCGCCTCTGCGCTGGGAATCGGGTTGTTCGATGTGGAGGAGACCGGTTATCCGCAGCGGATGCGTGAACGCATCGAACGTGATCGGATCCTGCGCAAGCGGCAGGAGCAGCGGCAGCGGCGTGAAGAATGGGAGAAGAGGCACCCAGATCAGGCGGGTGGCGTCGACAAGCGCCCGTAGCCCTTCCGCGCCCTGACACACATAATCCCAGCCACGATAGCGGCTGGGATTGCGTGCTCTCTGGCGGGGATTAGCCGTTAATAGAGATGTCGCGGAGCAGGTCCACCAGGGTGCGCACCGGAACGCCGGTGGCGCGCTTGGGGGTGTAGCCGTAGACCGCGGAGGTGTTGTAGGCAGGGCCGGCGATGTCGATGTGGGCCCACGGGATGCCCTCGCCGACGAAACGGCTGAGGAAGTATCCAGCCTGCATCATGCCGGCGGAGCGGCTGGTGCCAGTGTGGCGCAGATCCGCAGAGGGCGAGGAGAACTGCTCGGCGATCTCCTCCGGGATGGGCATGGCCCACGCCGGCTCACCTGCGTCACGACCAGTGGCGGCGATGCGCTCACGCAGAGTGTCATCGCCCATCACGCCCGAGGTGCGATCGCCCAAGGCCACCACCTGCGCGCCGGTGAGGGTGGCGCTGTCGATCAGGTAGTCCGGGTTGTCCTCGCTGGCGCGGACCAGAGCGTCCGCCAGGATGAGACGGCCCTCGGCGTCGGTGTTCTGGATCTCGGAGGTGGTTCCGCCATAGTGGGTGATCACATCACCTGGGCGATAGGCCTTGCCGCCGGGCATGTTTTCCGCCATCGGGATGGTGGCGGTGATGCGTACCGGCAGTTCGAGGCGCGCTGCCGCAACGATCGTGGCGATCATGGCCGCGGAACCTCCCATATCGGAGATCATGTTCTCCATGTTGGTTCCCGGCTTGAGGGAGATACCACCAGTATCGAAGGTCACGCCCTTGCCCACCAAGCCGACGTGGGTGGAGGCCTTCTTCGGCTTCCACTCGAGCCGCAGCAGGCGAGGGGTGCGGGAGGAGCCCATCCCCACGGCGAGGATGCCGCCGTAGCCGCGCTTGGCTAGCTTCTTCTCATCCAGCACGGTGGCCTGCAGCCCGATCTTGGCGGCTTCTTCGGCCACGAAGGAGGCATAGGACTCGGGGTAGAGGTGGGAGGAGGGGGTGTTCACAAGATCGCGGCACAGGGCCACGGACTCGGCCACGATCACGGCGGTGTCGAAGTCCTTCTTATCCGCGCCGAGGAAGCTCACCGAGCGCGGACGGGTGCTTTCCCCTTCGGTGTGAAGGCCGCGGTAATCGTAGGCGCCGAGCGCGCAGCCTTCCACAGCAGCGGCGGTGTTGAGCTCAGAGAGGGTGGTGGCCACCACGGCGTGGTCGGGCAGGGAGCGAATCGCGGCCCCAGCGGCGCGACGAATCGTTTCCGCATCGGCTTCATCGGCGGGGCCGAGCCCCACAGCGGCGATGGCATCCACCTTCACCTTCTTCGGGGCGGGCACGGTGTGCACGGTGCCGGCCTTACCGGTGGCGCCCACGGCAGTCAGCGCGGAGCACAGCGAGCGGGCAGAGGCTTCGTCGAGCGGCCCCAACACGGGCAGCTCTAGCTCGCGCTCGCCTTCGTAGACGGGCACGAGCAGCACGGAGGTGTCTTTCTCCAGCTTCTTGGTTCGCTTCAATTCAGGCAGATAGCCGCGCGCGGGCAGGGTGTTCGCCATGTGGTTCGCAATCCTTTCTGTACAGCGGTTAATGCTTATCGACGCCTGCCTTAGCGGCAGTGTCGCGAGTGTCTTGTGAATAAGACTTCCACTAGCCTAGCGTGAGCTAGGTACAGCCGCTGTGAGCTTGTTGCCCGAAACCTAGGGTAATCAGGGCTCGGCGTTGAAGAGAGGGAGTAACTTAGGGCCATGCAAGATTTAGAGTTCACTGTCCAAAAGAATGAGAACCCCACCCCCGCCGAGGAGATCGCCTCGATTCTGCAGGCCCCGGGGTTCGGTAAGCACTTCACCGATCACATGGTGACCATCGAGTGGTCTCAGGAGAAGGGATGGCATGACGCTCGTGTGCGCCCCTATGGTCCGCTGTCCTTCGATCCGGCCACGAATGTCTTTCATTATGGGCAGGCTATCTTCGAGGGGCTGAAAGCCTATCGCCACCAGGACGGCTCGATTGTCACCTTCCGTCCCTACGCCAATGCCGCTCGTTTCCAGAACTCCGCGGAGCGGCTGGCTATGCCCGCACTGCCCCAAGAGGTGTTTATCGAGTCCATCCGCCAGCTGGTGGACATCGACCGCGAGTGGGTTCCCGCCGCCGGCGGCGAGGAGTCGCTGTATCTGCGCCCCTTCATGATCTCCACCGAGGCCTCTTTGGGCGTGCACCCCGCCAATAGCTACACCTATGTCTTGATTGCCTCTCCCGCAGGTGCGTATTTCTCCCGCGGCATCACTCCGGTGTCCGTGTGGATCTGTGAGGACTTCGTGCGCGCCGCCCGTGGTGGCACCGGCGCTGCGAAGTGCGCCGGCAACTATGCCGCCTCCCTTTTGGCGCAGGCACAGGCCGAGGAGAAGGGCTGCGATCAGGTGGTGTGGTTGGACTCCACCGAATTGAACTACATCGAGGAAATGGGCGGGATGAACCTGATGTTCGTCTACGGCGAGGGCGAGGATGTCACGGTCGTGACCCCCGCACTGTCTGGCTCGCTGTTGCCGGGCGTCACCCGCGATTCCTTGCTCCAGGTGGCTCGCGACATGGGCTACAAGGTGGAGGAGAAACTGGTGTCGAAGTCCGAATGGCGTGACGACGCCACCTCTGGCGCCATGACCGAAGCCCTCGCCTGCGGTACTGCGGCCGTGATCACCCCGGTGGGCGCGGTGAAATCGGCCCACGGCGATTTCGAGATCAGTGGCGGAAGCAC from the Corynebacterium ciconiae DSM 44920 genome contains:
- a CDS encoding branched-chain amino acid aminotransferase; the encoded protein is MQDLEFTVQKNENPTPAEEIASILQAPGFGKHFTDHMVTIEWSQEKGWHDARVRPYGPLSFDPATNVFHYGQAIFEGLKAYRHQDGSIVTFRPYANAARFQNSAERLAMPALPQEVFIESIRQLVDIDREWVPAAGGEESLYLRPFMISTEASLGVHPANSYTYVLIASPAGAYFSRGITPVSVWICEDFVRAARGGTGAAKCAGNYAASLLAQAQAEEKGCDQVVWLDSTELNYIEEMGGMNLMFVYGEGEDVTVVTPALSGSLLPGVTRDSLLQVARDMGYKVEEKLVSKSEWRDDATSGAMTEALACGTAAVITPVGAVKSAHGDFEISGGSTGEVTMKLRNHLTGIQRGTVADTHGWLHTLIEA
- a CDS encoding leucyl aminopeptidase translates to MANTLPARGYLPELKRTKKLEKDTSVLLVPVYEGERELELPVLGPLDEASARSLCSALTAVGATGKAGTVHTVPAPKKVKVDAIAAVGLGPADEADAETIRRAAGAAIRSLPDHAVVATTLSELNTAAAVEGCALGAYDYRGLHTEGESTRPRSVSFLGADKKDFDTAVIVAESVALCRDLVNTPSSHLYPESYASFVAEEAAKIGLQATVLDEKKLAKRGYGGILAVGMGSSRTPRLLRLEWKPKKASTHVGLVGKGVTFDTGGISLKPGTNMENMISDMGGSAAMIATIVAAARLELPVRITATIPMAENMPGGKAYRPGDVITHYGGTTSEIQNTDAEGRLILADALVRASEDNPDYLIDSATLTGAQVVALGDRTSGVMGDDTLRERIAATGRDAGEPAWAMPIPEEIAEQFSSPSADLRHTGTSRSAGMMQAGYFLSRFVGEGIPWAHIDIAGPAYNTSAVYGYTPKRATGVPVRTLVDLLRDISING